In Papio anubis isolate 15944 chromosome 20, Panubis1.0, whole genome shotgun sequence, a single window of DNA contains:
- the CCL25 gene encoding C-C motif chemokine 25 isoform X4 produces MNLWLLACLVAGFLGAWAPTVHTQGVFEDCCLAYHYPIGWAVLRHAWTYRIQEVSGSCNLPAAIFYLPKRHRKVCGNPKNKEVQKAMKLLDARNKIFAKFRHNTQTFPGPHAAKKLSSANSKLPSSKFSNPTSSSKRNASLLTSANSGL; encoded by the exons ATGAACCTGTGGCTCCTGGCTTGCCTGGTGGCCGGCTTCCTGGGAGCCTGGGCCCCCACTGTCCACACCCAAG GTGTCTTTGAGGACTGCTGCCTGGCCTACCACTACCCCATTGGGTGGGCTGTGCTCCGGCATGCCTGGACTTATCGGATCCAGGAGGTGAGCGGGAGCTGCAATCTGCCTGCTGCAAT ATTCTACCTCCCCAAGAGACACAGGAAGGTGTGTGGGAACCCCAAGAACAAGGAGGTGCAGAAAGCCATGAAGCTCCTGGATGCTCGCAATAAGATTTTTGCAAAGTTCCGCCACAACACGCAGACCTTCCCAG GCCCTCATGCTGCAAAGAAGTTGAGTTCTGCAAACTCCAAACTACCATCGTCTAAGTTTAGCAATCCCACCAGCAGCAGCAAGAGGAATGCCTCCCTCCTGACATCAGCTAATTCAG GACTGTGA
- the CCL25 gene encoding C-C motif chemokine 25 isoform X3, whose translation MNLWLLACLVAGFLGAWAPTVHTQGVFEDCCLAYHYPIGWAVLRHAWTYRIQEVSGSCNLPAAIFYLPKRHRKVCGNPKNKEVQKAMKLLDARNKIFAKFRHNTQTFPAGPHAAKKLSSANSKLPSSKFSNPTSSSKRNASLLTSANSGL comes from the exons ATGAACCTGTGGCTCCTGGCTTGCCTGGTGGCCGGCTTCCTGGGAGCCTGGGCCCCCACTGTCCACACCCAAG GTGTCTTTGAGGACTGCTGCCTGGCCTACCACTACCCCATTGGGTGGGCTGTGCTCCGGCATGCCTGGACTTATCGGATCCAGGAGGTGAGCGGGAGCTGCAATCTGCCTGCTGCAAT ATTCTACCTCCCCAAGAGACACAGGAAGGTGTGTGGGAACCCCAAGAACAAGGAGGTGCAGAAAGCCATGAAGCTCCTGGATGCTCGCAATAAGATTTTTGCAAAGTTCCGCCACAACACGCAGACCTTCCCAG CAGGCCCTCATGCTGCAAAGAAGTTGAGTTCTGCAAACTCCAAACTACCATCGTCTAAGTTTAGCAATCCCACCAGCAGCAGCAAGAGGAATGCCTCCCTCCTGACATCAGCTAATTCAG GACTGTGA
- the CCL25 gene encoding C-C motif chemokine 25 isoform X1, with product MNLWLLACLVAGFLGAWAPTVHTQGVFEDCCLAYHYPIGWAVLRHAWTYRIQEVSGSCNLPAAIFYLPKRHRKVCGNPKNKEVQKAMKLLDARNKIFAKFRHNTQTFPAGPHAAKKLSSANSKLPSSKFSNPTSSSKRNASLLTSANSAINFTSA from the exons ATGAACCTGTGGCTCCTGGCTTGCCTGGTGGCCGGCTTCCTGGGAGCCTGGGCCCCCACTGTCCACACCCAAG GTGTCTTTGAGGACTGCTGCCTGGCCTACCACTACCCCATTGGGTGGGCTGTGCTCCGGCATGCCTGGACTTATCGGATCCAGGAGGTGAGCGGGAGCTGCAATCTGCCTGCTGCAAT ATTCTACCTCCCCAAGAGACACAGGAAGGTGTGTGGGAACCCCAAGAACAAGGAGGTGCAGAAAGCCATGAAGCTCCTGGATGCTCGCAATAAGATTTTTGCAAAGTTCCGCCACAACACGCAGACCTTCCCAG CAGGCCCTCATGCTGCAAAGAAGTTGAGTTCTGCAAACTCCAAACTACCATCGTCTAAGTTTAGCAATCCCACCAGCAGCAGCAAGAGGAATGCCTCCCTCCTGACATCAGCTAATTCAG CCATCAATTTCACTTCGGCCTAA
- the CCL25 gene encoding C-C motif chemokine 25 isoform X2, with translation MNLWLLACLVAGFLGAWAPTVHTQGVFEDCCLAYHYPIGWAVLRHAWTYRIQEVSGSCNLPAAIFYLPKRHRKVCGNPKNKEVQKAMKLLDARNKIFAKFRHNTQTFPGPHAAKKLSSANSKLPSSKFSNPTSSSKRNASLLTSANSAINFTSA, from the exons ATGAACCTGTGGCTCCTGGCTTGCCTGGTGGCCGGCTTCCTGGGAGCCTGGGCCCCCACTGTCCACACCCAAG GTGTCTTTGAGGACTGCTGCCTGGCCTACCACTACCCCATTGGGTGGGCTGTGCTCCGGCATGCCTGGACTTATCGGATCCAGGAGGTGAGCGGGAGCTGCAATCTGCCTGCTGCAAT ATTCTACCTCCCCAAGAGACACAGGAAGGTGTGTGGGAACCCCAAGAACAAGGAGGTGCAGAAAGCCATGAAGCTCCTGGATGCTCGCAATAAGATTTTTGCAAAGTTCCGCCACAACACGCAGACCTTCCCAG GCCCTCATGCTGCAAAGAAGTTGAGTTCTGCAAACTCCAAACTACCATCGTCTAAGTTTAGCAATCCCACCAGCAGCAGCAAGAGGAATGCCTCCCTCCTGACATCAGCTAATTCAG CCATCAATTTCACTTCGGCCTAA